Proteins from one Halovivax limisalsi genomic window:
- a CDS encoding helix-turn-helix domain-containing protein: MGLVAEFDIECPALPLAGAASAVPEATIVLDLQYNHGDRPPFVVTVTDGSRRAFERALTAADDVAGWTLIGEAGTARRYRARPAYSFAGQLGDAVDDLEGLTDLATEDAIIERIEVLPEGWRQTGWFLDRTTFDAFASFWQDNAGFRLRRLTRDGDAEPPGDGLTDEQREALRIAYERGYFEIPRRTSLEGLADELGITASSVSERLRRAQTQLVQETVAPAWPPLAT; encoded by the coding sequence ATGGGATTGGTAGCGGAATTCGACATCGAGTGTCCCGCGTTACCGCTCGCGGGTGCCGCGTCGGCCGTCCCCGAGGCGACGATCGTCCTCGACCTCCAGTACAACCACGGCGATCGGCCGCCGTTCGTCGTCACCGTGACGGACGGCTCCCGGCGCGCGTTCGAGCGGGCGCTGACAGCGGCCGACGACGTCGCGGGGTGGACGCTGATCGGCGAAGCCGGGACCGCCCGCCGGTACCGCGCTCGACCCGCCTACAGCTTCGCCGGTCAGCTCGGCGACGCCGTCGACGACCTCGAGGGGCTCACCGACCTCGCGACCGAGGACGCCATCATCGAACGAATCGAAGTGTTACCCGAGGGCTGGCGACAGACGGGCTGGTTCCTCGACCGGACGACGTTCGACGCGTTCGCCTCGTTCTGGCAGGACAACGCCGGCTTCCGGCTCCGCCGGCTCACCCGCGACGGCGACGCCGAACCGCCGGGCGACGGCCTCACGGACGAGCAACGCGAAGCGCTCCGGATCGCCTACGAACGCGGCTACTTCGAGATCCCCCGCCGGACCTCGCTCGAGGGGCTCGCCGACGAGCTGGGAATCACCGCCTCGTCGGTCTCCGAACGGCTCCGTCGGGCCCAGACGCAGCTCGTCCAGGAGACCGTGGCGCCCGCGTGGCCGCCACTCGCCACCTGA
- a CDS encoding cobalt-precorrin-7 (C(5))-methyltransferase: MSDDLAPDPATIAAASAERTVGDAGVREGGTSGDADGAGATDGANGDPVYAVGIGPGNPDYLTPRGERAIRDADVVVGFDSVVAYVAELAPPGTELLTCGYDDEGETLAAFADRVADGVAGTAVLMGDPNHSGYQFIGRVQRAVEAAAPARPIRVIPGISSLQVAASRARTPMEDSEFVTLHKRGDLEGDLARLARAVGERHLLVLPRPFDWMPGDIADFLLDEGADPALDALVCEKLTHDDEAIHRFTLAELATHAGGDGRDGTPFSDLSVLVVRRPVEIE, encoded by the coding sequence ATGAGCGACGACCTGGCCCCCGATCCGGCGACGATCGCCGCGGCGTCGGCGGAACGAACCGTCGGCGACGCGGGTGTGAGGGAGGGTGGAACGAGCGGCGACGCGGACGGCGCTGGGGCCACCGACGGCGCGAACGGTGACCCGGTCTACGCGGTCGGGATCGGGCCCGGAAATCCCGACTACCTCACGCCGCGCGGCGAGCGCGCAATCCGCGACGCCGACGTCGTCGTCGGCTTCGACTCCGTCGTCGCGTACGTCGCCGAGCTGGCGCCGCCGGGTACCGAGCTGCTCACCTGCGGGTACGACGACGAGGGGGAGACGCTCGCGGCGTTCGCCGACCGGGTCGCCGACGGCGTGGCGGGGACCGCCGTCCTGATGGGCGATCCGAACCACTCCGGGTACCAGTTTATCGGCCGGGTCCAGCGGGCCGTCGAGGCGGCCGCGCCCGCGCGACCGATCCGGGTGATTCCCGGCATCTCGTCGCTCCAGGTCGCCGCCAGCCGCGCCCGGACGCCGATGGAGGACAGCGAGTTCGTCACGCTCCACAAGCGCGGCGACCTCGAAGGCGACCTGGCGCGCCTCGCCAGGGCCGTGGGCGAGCGACACCTCCTGGTGCTGCCGCGACCGTTCGACTGGATGCCCGGCGATATCGCCGACTTCCTGCTCGACGAGGGGGCGGATCCGGCACTCGACGCGCTGGTGTGCGAGAAACTGACGCACGACGACGAGGCGATTCACCGGTTCACGCTGGCCGAACTGGCCACCCACGCCGGTGGTGACGGCCGCGACGGGACGCCGTTTTCGGACCTGAGCGTCCTGGTCGTCCGCCGTCCGGTCGAGATCGAGTGA
- a CDS encoding precorrin-8X methylmutase, with protein MEIAETSMDIVRQFVPDETLADRIRQKSVHSMGDIEFQHLIEFTGADGVGADEDAPVRAGARAVLDEAPIVTDITMVKAGVTGRGHDCEVSKAIGHGTELAEKTGMTRTAAAMLELDKDGRFEDAIVTIGNAPTAAFALADCIENGTRPAVVLAHPVGFVKAEESRERIREVSREHDVPAITHVGRRGGSGLAAALTNELIHVASDVRDGAIDIDGIASR; from the coding sequence ATGGAGATCGCCGAGACGAGCATGGACATCGTTCGCCAGTTCGTCCCGGACGAGACGCTGGCCGACCGGATTCGACAGAAGTCGGTCCACTCGATGGGCGACATCGAGTTCCAGCACCTGATCGAGTTCACCGGCGCGGACGGCGTGGGCGCGGACGAGGACGCTCCGGTCCGGGCGGGCGCGCGGGCCGTCCTCGACGAGGCCCCCATCGTCACGGACATCACGATGGTGAAAGCCGGCGTGACCGGACGGGGACACGACTGCGAGGTTTCGAAGGCGATCGGCCACGGGACGGAACTCGCCGAGAAGACGGGCATGACACGAACCGCCGCGGCGATGCTCGAACTCGACAAGGACGGTCGGTTCGAGGACGCGATCGTCACGATCGGCAACGCGCCGACCGCGGCGTTCGCCCTCGCGGATTGCATCGAGAACGGAACGCGACCGGCGGTCGTCCTGGCGCACCCGGTCGGGTTCGTCAAGGCCGAGGAGAGCCGCGAGCGGATCCGCGAGGTGAGCCGCGAGCACGACGTCCCCGCGATCACCCACGTCGGGCGGCGGGGCGGAAGCGGGCTCGCCGCGGCGCTGACGAACGAACTGATCCACGTCGCCTCGGACGTCCGCGACGGCGCGATCGATATCGACGGGATCGCGAGCCGATGA
- the cobN gene encoding cobaltochelatase subunit CobN has product MAVYNMSARIGIYTATENELGAIQRAAERLGDDVDLVVRSASDLEDEADVEAFVDEVRGATAAVFWLHGAEESMPGYDYAVGELADERVPLLVKSTGDAFAIEDTTVRTDHRETVYDYLEKGGTVNVEHCCRFLANEYAGADLNAQAPVELPTEGVYHPDHPGIGYEALRETHDPDRPTVGVWFYESHWTHANTRYVDALVRALEAWGVNVLPAFCNPATDEAGQENAEWVARNWFSDADGPVVDAVVSSFMFSLGMSERGRSASDEGGTEEIFLRELGVPVLQAITTMRSRSRYANSDTGVMGFELALSVALPEFDGAVITHPISGKERTEDAAGIGTAPKQHFPIEDRIDHVASLAVNWAQLRHTPNDAKRVAVVLHNYPPSDDGIGTAFGLDTPASASNLLAELDARGYDVGDRPADGRELIDSLTAQLTLDDRWVAPEDVRRLSVDTVSPERYAEWFEAADADFREHVLEEWGDPPERPFAIPGVECGNVLVTVQPPRGFGMDPSKVYHDSDLQPPHDYYAFYAWLREEFDADAVVHLGTHGSLEWLPGKTVGLDAASAPDALIADLPNVYPYIVNNPGEGTQAKRRSYAAIVDYLTPVMRSAGTYDDLAELEELANQYREAGMEDARADDGEHLETLIREQVAELDLAVELGIEGTIDEQADVRGPAEAGSTLAEGDVAGDRVEIEELVGRIHAYLTDVKTTQIRMGLHTMGEPPAGERLVEYLVALTRLENPGAPSLRESVAGVLGVDYETMLDSPGAYEETLGMTYAEAADEVYETSVDLIETLADHDFDVPESERDAAPGDEVNTNLLVVDLEPIGDARAKSGAHDDLREVLAYICEEARPRVKASEDEIPRTADALAGEYVPPGGSGAPTRGGVDLLPTARNFYTLDPRKVPAKPAWKVGREVAEGVLERHRDERGEYPEEIGVVAWGTPTVRTRGETIAQVLAMMGVEPQWTDAGRIDDVEPIPLDELDRPRIDVTTRVSGLFRDAFPAAAGVIHDAVDAVVDRDEPHERNYVKKHVEEEAAELREAVEEQREGADGENLDAADAREAAKHRVFTTKPGGYGAGTNKAVDEGNWDDRADLAEVYVQWGGYAMGSRGRVSGAHDAFERRLSSVDATVKIEDTMEQDEFDSSDWYAFHGGFISAVSEISGTEPASYVGDSSDPDNVDVYTNEEKVRKAMRARVLNPDWLDSMEDHGYKGAGDLSTTVDVTLGWDATTGVVSDALWEAVAEAYAFDADRQDWLREVNPWALESITDTLLEAIERDLWDADDETRDRLRDLNLSVEGDLEARTTAEAADPEVSTDD; this is encoded by the coding sequence ATAGCAGTTTACAACATGTCTGCACGGATCGGGATCTACACGGCGACGGAGAACGAACTCGGGGCGATCCAGCGTGCGGCCGAGCGGCTCGGGGACGACGTCGACCTCGTCGTGCGCTCGGCGTCGGACCTCGAAGACGAGGCCGACGTCGAGGCGTTCGTCGACGAGGTGCGCGGGGCGACGGCGGCGGTCTTCTGGCTCCACGGGGCCGAAGAGAGCATGCCCGGCTACGACTACGCGGTCGGCGAACTCGCCGACGAGCGAGTCCCGCTGCTCGTCAAGTCGACGGGTGACGCCTTCGCCATCGAGGACACCACCGTGAGGACGGACCACCGCGAGACCGTCTACGACTACCTCGAGAAGGGCGGCACGGTCAACGTCGAGCACTGCTGTCGATTCCTCGCGAACGAGTACGCGGGAGCGGACCTGAACGCCCAGGCGCCGGTCGAACTGCCGACGGAGGGCGTCTACCACCCCGACCACCCGGGAATCGGGTACGAGGCGCTGCGCGAGACGCACGACCCGGACCGGCCGACCGTCGGCGTCTGGTTCTACGAGTCCCACTGGACCCACGCCAACACGCGCTACGTCGACGCGCTCGTCCGGGCGCTCGAAGCGTGGGGCGTGAACGTCCTGCCGGCCTTTTGCAACCCGGCGACCGACGAGGCGGGCCAGGAGAACGCCGAGTGGGTTGCCCGCAACTGGTTCAGCGATGCGGACGGGCCGGTCGTCGACGCCGTGGTGAGTTCCTTCATGTTCTCGCTCGGGATGAGCGAGCGCGGCCGATCGGCGAGCGACGAGGGCGGGACCGAGGAGATCTTCCTCCGCGAACTCGGCGTCCCCGTCCTGCAGGCGATCACGACGATGCGCTCGCGCTCGCGCTACGCCAACAGCGACACCGGCGTGATGGGCTTCGAACTCGCGCTCTCGGTCGCGCTGCCGGAGTTCGACGGCGCCGTGATCACCCACCCCATAAGCGGGAAAGAACGCACCGAGGACGCGGCCGGGATCGGCACCGCTCCGAAGCAGCACTTCCCGATCGAGGATCGGATCGACCACGTCGCGAGCCTCGCGGTCAACTGGGCGCAGCTTCGCCACACGCCCAACGACGCGAAGCGGGTCGCCGTCGTGTTGCACAACTACCCGCCGAGCGACGACGGCATCGGCACCGCCTTCGGCCTCGACACGCCCGCGAGCGCGAGCAACCTCCTCGCGGAACTCGACGCCCGCGGCTACGACGTCGGGGATCGCCCCGCGGACGGGCGGGAACTGATCGATTCGCTGACCGCCCAGCTCACCCTCGACGACCGCTGGGTCGCGCCCGAGGACGTCCGTCGGCTGAGCGTCGACACCGTCTCTCCCGAACGCTACGCCGAGTGGTTCGAGGCAGCCGACGCGGACTTCCGCGAGCACGTCCTCGAGGAGTGGGGCGACCCGCCGGAGCGGCCGTTCGCGATCCCTGGCGTCGAGTGCGGGAACGTCCTCGTGACGGTCCAGCCCCCGCGCGGGTTCGGCATGGATCCCTCGAAAGTCTACCACGACTCGGACCTCCAGCCGCCCCACGACTACTACGCCTTCTACGCCTGGCTGCGCGAGGAGTTCGACGCCGACGCGGTCGTCCACCTGGGCACTCACGGCAGCCTCGAGTGGCTCCCCGGCAAGACCGTCGGCCTCGACGCCGCGAGCGCGCCCGACGCCCTCATCGCCGACCTGCCGAACGTCTACCCCTACATCGTCAACAACCCCGGCGAGGGGACCCAGGCCAAGCGCCGCTCCTACGCCGCGATCGTCGATTACCTCACGCCCGTCATGCGATCGGCCGGCACGTACGACGACCTCGCCGAACTCGAGGAACTCGCGAATCAGTACCGCGAGGCCGGGATGGAGGACGCCCGCGCGGACGACGGCGAGCACCTCGAGACGCTGATTCGGGAGCAAGTGGCGGAACTGGACCTCGCGGTCGAATTGGGTATCGAGGGGACGATAGACGAACAGGCCGACGTTCGCGGACCGGCCGAGGCCGGCTCGACGCTCGCCGAGGGCGACGTGGCTGGCGACCGGGTCGAGATCGAAGAACTCGTCGGGCGCATCCACGCGTACCTCACCGACGTCAAGACCACCCAGATCCGGATGGGACTGCACACGATGGGCGAACCGCCCGCGGGAGAGCGGCTGGTCGAGTACCTCGTCGCGCTCACCCGGCTCGAGAACCCCGGCGCGCCAAGCCTGCGCGAGAGCGTGGCGGGCGTCCTCGGCGTCGACTACGAGACGATGCTCGACTCGCCGGGCGCGTACGAGGAGACCCTCGGGATGACCTACGCCGAAGCCGCGGACGAGGTCTACGAGACCAGCGTCGACCTGATCGAGACGCTCGCCGACCACGACTTCGACGTGCCCGAGTCCGAACGCGACGCGGCTCCGGGGGACGAAGTGAACACCAACCTGCTCGTCGTCGACCTCGAGCCGATCGGCGATGCCCGAGCGAAATCGGGCGCCCACGACGATCTGCGCGAAGTCCTCGCGTACATCTGCGAGGAGGCCCGGCCCCGCGTGAAGGCGTCCGAGGACGAGATCCCGAGAACGGCGGACGCGCTCGCGGGCGAGTACGTCCCGCCCGGCGGCTCGGGCGCGCCGACCCGCGGCGGCGTCGACCTGCTCCCGACGGCGCGGAACTTCTACACGCTTGATCCGCGGAAGGTGCCCGCCAAACCGGCCTGGAAGGTCGGTCGTGAAGTTGCCGAGGGCGTGCTCGAACGTCACCGGGACGAGCGCGGCGAGTATCCCGAGGAGATCGGCGTGGTCGCCTGGGGCACCCCGACCGTCCGCACCCGCGGGGAGACCATCGCGCAGGTACTGGCCATGATGGGGGTCGAGCCACAGTGGACCGACGCCGGGCGAATCGACGACGTCGAGCCGATCCCGCTCGACGAGCTAGACCGTCCCAGAATCGACGTGACGACCCGCGTCTCGGGCCTGTTCCGCGACGCCTTCCCCGCCGCGGCGGGCGTCATCCACGACGCCGTCGACGCCGTCGTCGACCGCGACGAACCCCACGAGCGGAACTACGTCAAGAAACACGTCGAAGAGGAGGCTGCGGAACTGCGCGAGGCGGTCGAGGAACAGCGCGAAGGTGCGGATGGCGAGAATCTCGACGCGGCCGACGCCCGCGAGGCCGCCAAACATCGCGTCTTCACGACGAAGCCCGGCGGCTACGGCGCGGGGACGAACAAGGCCGTCGACGAGGGCAACTGGGACGACCGCGCGGACCTCGCCGAGGTCTACGTCCAGTGGGGCGGCTACGCGATGGGCTCGCGCGGTCGGGTCTCCGGCGCCCACGACGCCTTCGAACGGCGCCTCTCGAGCGTCGACGCGACGGTCAAGATCGAAGATACGATGGAGCAAGACGAGTTCGACTCCTCCGACTGGTACGCCTTCCACGGCGGCTTCATCTCCGCGGTGAGCGAAATTTCGGGGACTGAACCGGCCTCCTACGTTGGCGACTCGTCGGATCCGGATAACGTGGACGTCTACACCAACGAGGAGAAGGTCCGGAAGGCGATGCGCGCACGCGTGCTCAACCCCGACTGGCTCGACTCCATGGAGGACCACGGCTACAAGGGCGCGGGCGACCTCTCGACGACGGTCGACGTGACGCTCGGCTGGGACGCCACCACCGGCGTCGTCAGCGACGCGCTCTGGGAGGCCGTCGCCGAGGCCTACGCCTTCGACGCGGACCGACAGGACTGGCTGCGGGAGGTGAACCCGTGGGCGCTCGAGTCGATCACCGACACCCTCCTGGAGGCGATCGAGCGCGACCTCTGGGACGCCGACGACGAGACTCGCGATCGGTTGCGCGATCTGAACCTCTCCGTGGAGGGCGATCTGGAGGCGCGGACGACCGCCGAGGCCGCCGATCCGGAGGTGTCGACCGATGACTGA
- a CDS encoding alpha/beta fold hydrolase, with the protein MQPNHDTDGTQFTYDRDGTGQPLCLLHGGMAPPEYWTPVRPELENYATIVPQRPGFGTCLDDPAETGPEDVLDREVRYVRELVDTVDGEPILFGHSYGALAAIEAARAATVDAVVAYEPAILPEPFRTEADLAAQMERLLEDGRRREAIQRYVELVLHPDGIDDLDAWLAEWPVWPDCVDLAEEVTRMNRAVERYRLPDRLDVDAPVLVLTGTAGPDFLRESARSVHDALPNSRFVEFDGLGHGGPARSPRRVVDVVESFLDDRVS; encoded by the coding sequence ATGCAGCCGAATCACGATACAGACGGAACGCAGTTCACCTACGACCGAGACGGAACGGGTCAGCCGCTTTGCCTGCTTCACGGCGGCATGGCGCCCCCGGAGTACTGGACGCCAGTCCGTCCCGAGCTGGAGAACTACGCCACGATCGTCCCGCAGCGGCCGGGCTTCGGGACGTGCCTCGACGACCCGGCGGAGACGGGGCCGGAGGACGTCCTCGACCGCGAGGTTCGGTACGTCCGCGAACTCGTCGACACGGTCGACGGCGAGCCGATCTTGTTCGGACACTCTTACGGCGCGCTCGCGGCCATCGAAGCCGCGCGGGCGGCGACGGTGGACGCGGTCGTCGCGTACGAACCTGCGATCCTCCCCGAGCCCTTCCGGACCGAGGCCGATCTCGCCGCCCAGATGGAGCGACTGCTCGAGGACGGCCGTCGTCGCGAGGCGATCCAGCGCTACGTCGAGCTGGTCCTCCACCCGGACGGGATCGACGACCTCGACGCGTGGCTGGCCGAGTGGCCGGTCTGGCCCGACTGCGTCGACCTCGCCGAGGAGGTGACCAGGATGAATCGCGCCGTCGAACGGTATCGGCTCCCCGATCGGCTGGACGTCGACGCGCCGGTACTGGTGCTGACCGGGACGGCCGGGCCGGACTTCCTTCGCGAAAGTGCCCGGAGCGTCCACGACGCACTGCCCAACAGTCGCTTCGTCGAGTTCGACGGCCTCGGCCACGGCGGTCCGGCGCGATCACCGCGCCGGGTCGTCGATGTCGTCGAATCCTTCCTCGACGATCGCGTCTCGTGA